Genomic segment of Vicinamibacteria bacterium:
GGGCGAAAGAAGCCGTAGCCCTCGAGCTCGCGCGGCTCCCGAAAGGGGCGGCGGTGCCAGAACGGGGGCAGGGCACCCCGTCTCTTGAGCTCGACCGTCTCGCTCTGCGACAGGGGCCATCGTTTCGACAAACTCAGTCCCAGCCAGGTGCTCGCGGTGAAGCTTCCGACGAGACGCTCGTTCTTCAAGAACCACAAGTTCACCACGAAAAGGGTCACGACTCCCCCGGCAATCAATCTTCGCCGAGCTCCCGGCTCTCCGATGAAGGCGAGCACGGCGACCGCGAGGACGAACCATAGAGGGTGAAACACCGAGCGGGTCAACATCAGAACGCCCGCGAGAACGCAGAACGCCGTGACCGCGGAGCGCTTCAGGGCGATCGCACCCGCCGCCAGCAGAAAAGCGACCGGAAGGGTATAGAACAGCCAATGGCGGTAGACGAGGAAGTTGGGGTGGAGGGCGAACAGGAGGCAGACCAAGCCGTTCACGCCATCGGAGACGCCGAGGGACCGTAAGAGCCAGGCCATCCCGAGAAGAAGGCCGAGCGCCAGGACACCGAAGGCAAGGGAGAAGGCCGCCGCGTGTGAGCCGGGAAAGAGCTTCAGAACCACGCCGAGACCCAGGTTGAAGAGCGGCGGCTGGGAATGCAGGTAATACAGGCCCGAAAGGAGATCGTCTCTCAGAATGACGGGATCGAGATACTGGTACAGCCGTCCAAGCGTCTCGTCGGCGAAGCGCACGCCGAGCGCCGAGGCGAGGATCTCGCTCGCCGCGAAGACGACGATCCCCCAGACATAGATGGCGGCTCGACCCAGCATGCTCCGGCCGGGCAGCATAGCATCGAGCTGCTTTAATCGCGGCAGTGCGTGTCGCGCGACGAGAGGAGAACGCCGCCATCGTCCGCGCCGGCGACACGATTCTCTCCCTCGAAGACGACGGATAGCTTCTCGACCGTCCGCTCGAGCCGCACCGGGCTAGAGGTGCTCGCTCGCTACCAGGTCGCACCGAGCGTCACCTGGGCGCAGCCCCCCGGTCTCGGGAAACCGCATCTTCGTGAAAGACGTCTCCGCCTTGGCTTCTCACCTGGGACTGATAGGCCCTCCCTTCCAAGCGCTGTCTTGCTGACGTTCCGGAGAAGAACCACCCCTCGGACGCTGTTCTCTACCGGCGAACTGGGAGTTGCCGAGGAATTCAAAGGCCGAGCGCGATCCGCAATCCCTCATCGACTCTCGCCATCGCCCTCGAGGAGAGCCGGCCAGCCCGCTCTTTGAACAAGCTCCTGTCTACGGAGAGAATCGCGGAAACGTTGACCACTGATTCTGTTCTGAGTCCCGATTCTCTCCGGCCGACGAGCACGTTACCCGGCGCCTCGGACAGAGCGGTGTTCTTGGTCAATGCCGCGACGATCACGGTTCGTATTCGGCTGGCGTTGAAGCTGTTCGACTGCACCACCAGAACGGGTCGGGTGTAGCCTGGACCGGATCCCACCGGCTTCGGCAGGCCCGCCCACCAGACCTCGCCCCGCTGCACCTTCACCACTCCTCTTCAGACAGTGAAATGTATTGAAGCTTCTCGAGGACGGGGTCAAGCGTCGATGGGTGCTTACCGTACACCCTATCGAGAGCCTCCGTCACTTTGTCCCCCCTATGTCTTTCGAGGAACTCGGCGATGGCCTTCGTATAGAGCTCGCTCCGGCTCCAGCCCAGACGTTGGGCTGCGTCCTCGGCGGCGTCGAAAACGGCGTCGGGAACGGAAATCGCTGTCTTCATGGAGCGAGTATAACCAAGGTTATACCCAACGTCAAGCCTTTGGCGCCGATGAGCTTCGCGCTCACAGGCGGGGTTCTTGCTTCAACGGGACGCGGGTATTCTCGTGGAACAGGCCGCAGCCGCCGAAGTGGGTAAACAAAAGGGGTGCCTTCCTTGACACGAGCCCAGAGACACTCGAGGCGACGCACAAACGGTTCGGACTCCGGGGGCATAGCTCCGCGCCGTTCCCCAATTATTCCGGAATGTTCCGGTACAGCACCCGGATGAGCTTGTAGGCGCTCACGAAGTCGTCCGATTGGAACCGCACCGCGTACCTCGACGCGCGCTCGACCGTCGGGATCGCGGACGCGATGTCGGCGAGGTCGGGATTCTTGTATGTGAGCTCGACGGTTGTCGGGGTCGTGGGCCTCGTCGGCCGGAACGTGCGTAGATTCTCGATCGCCTGGCGCGCGCCTTCCCGGATGAGGCGGCGGCACTCTTCCGGATGCAGAAGCTCCGCGGTCTGAAGACGGATTGCCCGTTTCACCGGCACCGTCACCAAGTCCGAATCGACCAGGGTCCGGATCTCCTTCACGAAGTCCTCGTCTCCCGTCGCGAGCGCGACCGGAACGCCGAACGTTCCCGCGACCCTCGCGTTCAAACCGCCTTCGCTCATCGCCCGGCCGTCGACCTGGATTCGTCCCACGACGCCGCCCGAGCCGGTGTGGGCCATGACCCCGGGCTCTCCTTCCATCGAGTGGTATCCGATGAAGAACACCGCGTCGAAATCGGCACTGATTCCCTCCATCATGCCCAGCGCCTTCGAGTTGTTGCTGATGAGCCGTACCGGCGGGAGCAGATCCTCCACCTTGACGTTCCTCATGCTGCCGTGCGAGTCGTTCACCAGGAAGTCAGTCGCGCCGGCTTCGCGGGCGCCCTCGATCGCTGCGTTCACCTCGCCCACCATGAGCTTCCGGCCGCGCTCGTACTCCGCTCCCTCCGCGGAGGTCATCTCGGAGTGAGCGATGCCTCCGATGCCCTCCATGTCGACGGAGATGAAGACGCGAATGGGCTCCTGGGTAGAAGCAGATCCGGAAAGGGCGACCAGAAGAAGAAGCATGTGATTCATCGCGGCGGTTTTACACCTCCTCCCTGGGTGAATCAACGGGTTTGACTGCGGTTCTTAGCGGCACACGGGGACGCCTACCTGTCCGAGTCGTGGCGATCGGCCTTACCCGCCCTCGCCACTCGGTTTGAAAGCCGCTCAGGCCGTCCGCACTGCCGCTCGCCGTCGCTCGGCGACCAGAAGCGCGATCCCTCCAAAGATCGCGCCCAGTACCACGGTATATCCCATCCAGATCGTGAGCTGGGGCACGACGCCGATGAGGAACCATTTGCTGAAAGCACCCATCTCCGGAAACCCAGGGGGAACGACGTCATAGTGCGTCCCCCAGTTTCCGAGAATCGCGAGGAGCATGACGAGGATGACGGGAATCCTTGCCGCGAGACCATAGACGACGAGGGTCTTTCCCAGGACGGGGGAGCCCGCGTAGGCGATGCCAAGTCCCACCAGAGCGGCAAGGATCGTCACGACGAGCGAAGCGAGCGAGACCTGATTCGGGTCGAGACCGAAGAGCATGCTCCCACCGAAGGCAATGACGACGAACGCGGCGAGCCCGAGAGCGCCGAAGCCCAGAGTCCGGTAGGAAGCGGAAAGGTTTCCCGAGTGGTAGAGCTTCCAGGCGAAGTAGATTCCGAAGATCGGTACGAGCCAGGCGATTCCCACAATCGCTCCACCGCCTCCGGCCTCCGGATCGAAGAGCGCAGGGGACCAACCGTTCAGTTCCCCGACGAGTCTGAGAATGGTAACGGCCAGGGTAATGATGGCAGGCACCAGCACGATCCCAAATGGTGACATAGTCCCACCTCCGACGCCGATTCTACGTCGAAGCCCCGAACGTCAAAAGGGGCGCTTCTATAGTCGTTTGACCGTCCCGGTTCGCTGTAATACGATGTGTATTACGACGACGAGAGGTTGAGGCCGTGGGCACGAGAACCGTCAGGCTCGACGACGAGACCGAGCAGACGCTGGAAGAGATAAGGCAGGCGACAGGACTGTCGATCTCCGAGGTTCTCAAACGCGGAATCGCCGCCTTTCGCGAGGAGTTGGCCAGGCACGCGTCGCAATCCCCGTTCGACGTATATCAGCGGCTCGACCTGGGGCCGGGCGGGTACGCCATCGCGTCATCGACCGACGTCCGGGGCGGCGTACGGGAAGCTCTTCGGAAGAAACACCGTCGTTGATACTGACGGACACTGGCCCGCTGGTGGCGCTGTTCGATCCGAAGGACTCCGAGCACCGGAATTCCGTGGACGCTCTGAAGAAGATTCGAGAGCCTTTGGTCACGACGGTTCCCGTCCTCACCGAAGCGTTTCACATGCTCACTCCGTCTAGCCAGGGAGCGGATCGGCTTCGCGATTTCGTTGCTGAGCGTGGACTGTCGGTCTGGTTCTCGAGTCCGGCATTGCTGGTCCGCGAGTTCGAGCTGATGGAAAGATATCGTGATCATCCCATGGATCTGTCGGACGCCTCGCTGGTGGCCGCCGCCGAGGAGTTAGGTACGAGAAAGATCTTCACCGTCGATCGATCGGACTTCGAGACCTATCGTGTGAAGCGCGGACATCGTTATTACGCTTTTGTGATCCTGTCCTGAGCTTTGCCGTCGCAAGTCTTTTGAACAATCCATCGCTGCCAATTATCGGTAGAGGTCCCCCCGATGGCCGATCTTCAAAACGATGATGATCAACTCGCGTTCGGAAACACTGTGGAGGATCCGATAGTTGCCCACCCGGATCCGGAATACGTCGTCGTACCCGGACAGTTTTCGCACACCTGGCGGAAACGGATTCTCGCCCAGCCCGACCATGGCCGCCACGACCCGCTCTCGAGCATCACGCGGGAGCTTCTTCAGAGCTTTCTCGGCACTTCTCGAGATTCGAACTCTACAACTTGCCATCGAGCTTGAGCTCGGCGAGGACCTCGGACAACGGCCGGGTCGGCTCGTGGCGAATCTTCTTGAGATTCTCTATGTCCTCGAGCTCTTCGAGGCGGTCGAGGAGCGCCTCCTGGATGAAATGGCTCATCACGATTCCGCGCGCTTTACAGTATTTCTCGATCGCTTTCTTGAGCGTCTTGTCGATTCGAGCGCTGATCTGCACGCTGGGCATGTCACCATCCCTCCAGTTGGTAATCTACCAGCAGTGAGCAAATGCTAGCAATCGCTCACACGCCAGGCGACGCCTTCTACGCCTCAGAGATGGCGGCTCGAGCCAGCAGGGTCCATGCGGGCGGCAGTGCATCGCGCTGTTATAATCGCGGCAGGAGGAGCTTATTCCCGTTTCGACCCGTGACAACCGCTCGGTGGCCGCTCCGGTCGAGCGTATCGAGCGTTCGAAGAGAACGGCGCGCCACGACGAGCTCGCCATCGAGGAGCCGCTCGAGATCCGGCTCGACGACAAGAGCGTCGCCGTGGTCATGAGAACGCCCGGGCACGACGAGGAGCTCGCGGCTGGATTTCTGCTGACCGAGGCCATTCTCCGTAAACGCGAGGAGCTCGTCTCCATCGGGCCTCGTCGCAACAGCAAACGCCCCGACCTGGGCAACGTGATCAACGTCGTCTCGGGAAAGCAGGTGAATCTGAAGAAACGAGGCTGGCAAAGGAATTTCGTGTCGGCGTCGAGCTGCGGTCTCTGCGGAAAGCTGACCATCGAATCCGTCCGGTTGCAGGCCCCGTCCGTGGCGGACGACGAGCTCCGCGTGAGCGCAACCCTGTTGCGGACTCTGCCCGGTCGAAT
This window contains:
- a CDS encoding type II toxin-antitoxin system PemK/MazF family toxin — encoded protein: MQRGEVWWAGLPKPVGSGPGYTRPVLVVQSNSFNASRIRTVIVAALTKNTALSEAPGNVLVGRRESGLRTESVVNVSAILSVDRSLFKERAGRLSSRAMARVDEGLRIALGL
- a CDS encoding PIN domain nuclease; translated protein: MILTDTGPLVALFDPKDSEHRNSVDALKKIREPLVTTVPVLTEAFHMLTPSSQGADRLRDFVAERGLSVWFSSPALLVREFELMERYRDHPMDLSDASLVAAAEELGTRKIFTVDRSDFETYRVKRGHRYYAFVILS
- the fdhD gene encoding formate dehydrogenase accessory sulfurtransferase FdhD, with protein sequence MAAPVERIERSKRTARHDELAIEEPLEIRLDDKSVAVVMRTPGHDEELAAGFLLTEAILRKREELVSIGPRRNSKRPDLGNVINVVSGKQVNLKKRGWQRNFVSASSCGLCGKLTIESVRLQAPSVADDELRVSATLLRTLPGRMRSAQDGFDATGGVHAAGLFDANGDLLVLREDIGRHNAVDKVVGASFLDDALPLQGRILMVSGRASFEIVQKALMARIPFVAAVSAASSLAVDLSRELGMTLVGFLRGETMNVYTGSERVVEP
- a CDS encoding DUF6290 family protein, which produces MPSVQISARIDKTLKKAIEKYCKARGIVMSHFIQEALLDRLEELEDIENLKKIRHEPTRPLSEVLAELKLDGKL
- a CDS encoding ribbon-helix-helix protein, CopG family, with amino-acid sequence MGTRTVRLDDETEQTLEEIRQATGLSISEVLKRGIAAFREELARHASQSPFDVYQRLDLGPGGYAIASSTDVRGGVREALRKKHRR
- a CDS encoding M55 family metallopeptidase, producing MNHMLLLLVALSGSASTQEPIRVFISVDMEGIGGIAHSEMTSAEGAEYERGRKLMVGEVNAAIEGAREAGATDFLVNDSHGSMRNVKVEDLLPPVRLISNNSKALGMMEGISADFDAVFFIGYHSMEGEPGVMAHTGSGGVVGRIQVDGRAMSEGGLNARVAGTFGVPVALATGDEDFVKEIRTLVDSDLVTVPVKRAIRLQTAELLHPEECRRLIREGARQAIENLRTFRPTRPTTPTTVELTYKNPDLADIASAIPTVERASRYAVRFQSDDFVSAYKLIRVLYRNIPE
- a CDS encoding type II toxin-antitoxin system RelE/ParE family toxin, translated to MASCRVRISRSAEKALKKLPRDARERVVAAMVGLGENPFPPGVRKLSGYDDVFRIRVGNYRILHSVSERELIIIVLKIGHRGDLYR